Proteins from one Pseudarthrobacter sp. BIM B-2242 genomic window:
- a CDS encoding metalloregulator ArsR/SmtB family transcription factor, with translation MYSMTNATAVPLAGHGAPRTSPERRHVAVSPVADPDERTRDRVLGAVLEHGPISAAELGDMLGFTPAAVRRHLDHLDRSGVIEVKRVAKAGAGAGRPARRYVLSSQGQSTLGNDYLDIATLALKQLQQMAGDDAVRAFAVERFADMERRYAPEIEKAGADITARARALSEALSRDGFVASAASIEAKAPLPAALSSVQLCQGHCPIQQLAAHFPVFCDVETEVFSRLVGVDVRRLSTLARGGHVCTTHIPTGRLAAGGHHVPQTAPASLNEVTNHQQERP, from the coding sequence GTGTATTCCATGACCAACGCTACTGCTGTGCCTCTTGCCGGGCACGGAGCGCCCCGCACCAGCCCGGAGCGCCGCCACGTCGCCGTTTCGCCGGTGGCGGACCCGGACGAGCGTACCCGGGACCGCGTGCTGGGTGCCGTTTTGGAGCATGGCCCGATCAGCGCCGCCGAGCTCGGCGACATGCTGGGCTTCACGCCCGCAGCAGTCCGGCGGCACCTGGACCATCTGGACCGCAGCGGTGTTATCGAAGTCAAGCGCGTGGCCAAGGCAGGAGCCGGCGCCGGCCGTCCCGCACGCCGGTATGTTCTGAGTTCCCAGGGCCAGTCCACGCTCGGCAACGATTATCTCGACATCGCCACCCTGGCGCTCAAGCAGCTCCAGCAGATGGCGGGGGACGACGCCGTCCGCGCGTTCGCCGTCGAGCGCTTCGCCGATATGGAACGCAGGTATGCGCCCGAGATCGAAAAGGCCGGAGCGGACATCACCGCGCGGGCACGTGCTCTTTCTGAGGCCCTGAGCCGGGACGGGTTTGTGGCGTCAGCCGCCTCGATCGAGGCGAAGGCCCCGTTGCCGGCGGCACTGTCCAGTGTCCAGCTGTGCCAGGGGCACTGCCCCATCCAGCAGCTCGCCGCCCACTTTCCTGTTTTCTGCGACGTGGAGACCGAAGTGTTCTCCCGGCTGGTCGGCGTCGACGTGCGCCGGCTGTCCACACTGGCGCGAGGCGGGCACGTCTGCACCACCCACATACCCACAGGCCGGCTGGCTGCAGGGGGACACCACGTCCCGCAAACAGCCCCCGCCAGCCTGAATGAAGTAACCAACCATCAGCAAGAAAGGCCGTGA
- the sufB gene encoding Fe-S cluster assembly protein SufB: MTDQLSEKAVAEDTVISEILEKNPELHGIGTYEYGWSDKNDVGANARRGINDEVVRDISDKKSEPEWMLDLRLKGLKYFDRKPMPTWGADLSGIDFDNIKYFVRSTEKQAATWEDLPEDIRNTYEKLGIPEAERSRLVSGVAAQYESEVVYHQIREDLEQQGVIFLDTDTALREHPEIFQEYFGTVIPVGDNKFASLNTAVWSGGSFVYVPKGVHVDIPLQAYFRINTENMGQFERTLIIADEDSYVHYIEGCTAPIYTSDSLHSAVVEIIVKKGARVRYTTIQNWSTNVYNLVTKRAICEEGATMEWVDGNIGSKVTMKYPAVYLVGEHAKGETLSIAFAGAGQHQDTGSKMVHIAPNTKSSIISKSVARGGGRAAYRGLVQVREGAKHSANTVRCDALLVDTISRSDTYPYIDIREDDVVMGHEATVSRVSEEQLFYLMSRGMREDEAMAMIVRGFIEPIARELPMEYALELNRLIELQMEGSVG, translated from the coding sequence ATGACGGACCAACTATCAGAGAAAGCGGTAGCCGAAGACACTGTGATCTCGGAGATTCTGGAAAAGAATCCCGAGCTCCACGGCATCGGCACGTACGAGTACGGCTGGTCCGACAAGAACGATGTCGGAGCCAACGCACGCCGCGGCATCAATGACGAAGTAGTCCGTGACATCTCGGACAAAAAGAGCGAACCCGAGTGGATGCTCGACCTTCGCCTCAAAGGCCTGAAGTACTTCGACCGCAAGCCCATGCCCACCTGGGGTGCAGACCTCTCCGGCATCGACTTCGACAACATCAAGTACTTTGTCCGGTCCACGGAGAAGCAGGCCGCCACGTGGGAAGACCTGCCCGAGGATATCCGGAACACCTACGAGAAGCTGGGCATCCCGGAAGCTGAGCGCAGCCGCCTGGTCTCCGGCGTCGCAGCACAGTACGAGTCCGAGGTGGTCTACCACCAGATCCGCGAGGACCTGGAACAGCAGGGCGTCATCTTCCTGGACACCGATACCGCGTTGCGTGAGCACCCGGAGATCTTCCAGGAATACTTCGGCACCGTCATTCCGGTGGGCGACAACAAGTTCGCCTCGCTGAACACGGCTGTCTGGTCCGGCGGCTCCTTTGTGTACGTCCCCAAGGGCGTCCACGTGGATATCCCGCTGCAGGCATACTTCCGCATCAACACCGAGAACATGGGCCAGTTCGAGCGGACCCTGATCATCGCCGACGAGGACTCCTACGTCCACTACATCGAAGGCTGCACCGCGCCGATCTACACCTCGGATTCGCTGCACTCCGCCGTGGTGGAAATCATCGTGAAGAAGGGCGCCCGCGTCCGTTACACCACCATCCAGAACTGGTCCACCAACGTGTACAACCTGGTGACCAAGCGCGCTATCTGTGAAGAAGGCGCCACCATGGAATGGGTCGACGGCAACATCGGCTCGAAGGTCACCATGAAGTACCCTGCCGTTTACCTGGTGGGCGAGCACGCCAAGGGCGAGACCCTGTCCATCGCTTTCGCCGGCGCCGGCCAGCACCAGGACACGGGCTCAAAGATGGTGCACATTGCTCCGAACACCAAGAGCTCCATCATCTCCAAGTCCGTAGCCCGTGGCGGCGGACGCGCAGCCTACCGCGGCCTGGTCCAGGTCAGGGAAGGCGCCAAGCACTCGGCCAACACCGTCCGCTGTGACGCGCTCCTGGTTGACACCATCAGCCGTTCGGACACCTACCCGTACATCGACATCCGCGAGGATGACGTGGTGATGGGTCACGAAGCCACTGTTTCCCGGGTCAGCGAAGAGCAGCTCTTCTACCTGATGTCCCGCGGCATGCGCGAAGACGAGGCCATGGCGATGATCGTCCGCGGCTTTATCGAGCCCATCGCCCGCGAACTCCCGATGGAGTACGCACTTGAGCTGAACCGCCTGATTGAACTCCAGATGGAAGGGTCCGTCGGATAA